A region of Reichenbachiella carrageenanivorans DNA encodes the following proteins:
- a CDS encoding DNA recombination protein RmuC, with amino-acid sequence METFHFIYLFTGVFLGAGATWLVAKSKFQNAQNGEDQIKAKELEIQLKMEIERSQSLNSNMKDMNDELRAEREKLMQLSNQHSRLESDHKNLQETLETQKEELNQIREKFTAEFKNMANEILEENSKKFATHNKEQVDQLLKPLGEKIMSFEKKVDETNKENIARNSALKEQIAGFKELNQKITKEAENLVKALKGDTKAQGNWGEFILESILEKSGLEKQREYFVQQSFADDEGNRYQPDVVVKLPDDKSIIVDSKVSLIAYERYANTDDKEEKEKQIKAHLISLRAHIKGLSEKNYQSLYDVEGLDFVLLFIPIEPAFSLAVQKDAELFNDAYSKNIVIVSPATLIATLRTIASIWKQEYQNRNAIEIAKEGGNLYDKFVSFTEDIKKVGVQLATTQNTYQEAAKKLYEGKGNLINRAEKMKKLGAKATKNMDQKLLERSGEE; translated from the coding sequence ATGGAAACCTTTCACTTCATATATCTCTTCACAGGCGTCTTCCTTGGCGCTGGGGCAACTTGGCTAGTTGCCAAATCTAAATTTCAAAATGCTCAAAATGGCGAGGATCAGATCAAAGCCAAAGAATTGGAAATCCAACTCAAAATGGAAATCGAACGATCGCAGTCATTGAATAGCAATATGAAAGACATGAATGACGAACTGCGTGCCGAAAGAGAAAAACTAATGCAGCTCAGCAACCAGCACAGTCGCTTAGAATCTGACCACAAAAACCTACAAGAGACGCTCGAGACCCAAAAAGAAGAGCTCAACCAGATCCGAGAAAAATTCACAGCCGAATTCAAAAACATGGCCAATGAGATCCTCGAAGAAAACAGTAAGAAATTCGCCACTCACAATAAAGAACAGGTAGATCAGCTCCTCAAACCACTAGGCGAAAAAATCATGTCTTTCGAAAAGAAAGTAGATGAAACCAACAAAGAAAATATAGCACGTAATTCGGCTCTAAAAGAACAAATCGCTGGTTTCAAAGAACTAAACCAAAAAATCACCAAAGAAGCCGAAAACCTAGTCAAAGCACTCAAAGGCGACACCAAAGCACAAGGCAACTGGGGCGAGTTTATCCTAGAAAGCATCCTAGAAAAATCCGGCCTAGAAAAACAACGTGAGTATTTTGTACAACAATCATTTGCCGACGACGAGGGCAACCGCTACCAACCCGATGTGGTGGTCAAACTCCCAGACGACAAAAGCATCATCGTGGATTCCAAGGTATCGCTGATCGCCTATGAACGATACGCCAATACAGACGACAAAGAAGAAAAAGAAAAACAGATCAAAGCACATTTGATCTCCCTACGCGCTCACATCAAAGGCCTGAGTGAGAAAAATTACCAGAGCCTATATGACGTAGAAGGACTCGATTTTGTGTTGCTATTTATCCCTATAGAACCCGCATTTTCGTTGGCCGTGCAAAAGGATGCAGAGCTATTCAATGATGCTTACAGCAAGAATATTGTCATTGTAAGCCCAGCTACACTCATTGCTACTTTGCGCACCATAGCCAGTATTTGGAAGCAAGAATACCAAAACCGAAACGCCATAGAAATTGCTAAAGAAGGGGGTAATCTCTACGACAAGTTTGTGTCTTTCACCGAAGACATCAAAAAAGTGGGCGTACAACTAGCCACCACACAAAACACCTATCAAGAAGCCGCCAAAAAACTATACGAGGGCAAAGGCAACCTGATCAACCGTGCCGAAAAGATGAAAAAGCTTGGTGCCAAGGCTACTAAAAATATGGATCAGAAACTGTTGGAAAGATCTGGGGAGGAATAA
- a CDS encoding acyl-CoA dehydrogenase, with the protein MSNISENTPEFVAENCKMIKDMIRDLCDKEIRPYMAQWDEAQEFPIPLFRKLGELGLMGVLVPHAYGGSGFGYHEYVTVVSEIAKVDGSIGLSVAAHNSLCTGHIMSFGNEEQKKKWLPKLASGEWIGAWGLTEPNTGSDAGNMKTTAVKDGDHWVLNGTKNFITHGISGDVAVVMTRTGEPGDSHGMTAFVVERGTPGFSGGKKENKLGMRASETAEMIFDNCRVPKENLLGEVGEGFVQALKILDGGRISIAALGLGIAQGALDAAVAYAQERQQFNQSIAKFQGISFKIADMATQVMASRLLIKEAAELKNQGKNVNRESAMAKLHSSETAVSVANDAVQVFGGYGYVKDFPVEKFYRDAKLCTIGEGTSEIQKLVISRTLFDK; encoded by the coding sequence ATGAGTAATATTAGCGAAAATACGCCAGAATTTGTGGCTGAAAACTGCAAGATGATCAAGGATATGATCCGCGATTTGTGTGATAAAGAAATTCGTCCATATATGGCGCAATGGGATGAGGCACAAGAGTTTCCTATTCCTCTGTTTAGAAAATTGGGTGAATTGGGTTTGATGGGTGTATTAGTACCACATGCGTATGGTGGTTCTGGGTTTGGTTATCACGAATATGTGACAGTGGTTTCGGAAATAGCGAAAGTAGATGGATCTATAGGGTTGTCGGTGGCCGCGCATAATTCCCTTTGTACAGGGCATATTATGAGTTTTGGCAATGAAGAGCAAAAGAAAAAGTGGTTGCCGAAACTAGCGAGTGGTGAGTGGATTGGTGCTTGGGGGCTCACAGAGCCAAACACAGGATCAGATGCAGGCAATATGAAGACCACTGCAGTGAAAGATGGTGATCATTGGGTGCTCAACGGCACTAAGAATTTCATCACCCATGGGATTTCAGGAGACGTGGCGGTGGTCATGACAAGAACTGGTGAGCCTGGTGATTCTCACGGGATGACAGCTTTTGTAGTGGAGCGAGGGACGCCAGGGTTTAGTGGAGGCAAGAAAGAGAACAAATTGGGAATGCGAGCTTCAGAAACTGCCGAAATGATTTTTGACAATTGTCGTGTGCCTAAAGAGAATTTATTGGGAGAAGTAGGAGAAGGGTTTGTGCAAGCACTTAAAATATTGGATGGTGGACGTATTTCAATTGCAGCTTTGGGATTGGGAATAGCACAAGGCGCCCTTGATGCTGCTGTGGCTTACGCTCAAGAAAGGCAACAATTCAATCAATCTATTGCTAAGTTTCAGGGGATATCATTCAAGATTGCAGATATGGCTACCCAGGTGATGGCCTCTAGGTTGCTGATCAAAGAAGCGGCAGAGCTGAAGAACCAAGGCAAAAATGTGAATCGCGAATCAGCCATGGCCAAACTCCATTCTTCGGAAACAGCCGTTAGCGTGGCTAATGATGCAGTGCAGGTGTTTGGGGGGTATGGCTATGTAAAAGATTTTCCTGTAGAGAAGTTTTATAGAGATGCTAAGTTGTGCACCATAGGTGAAGGGACTTCTGAGATTCAAAAACTGGTAATCTCAAGAACCTTATTTGATAAGTAG
- the rpsU gene encoding 30S ribosomal protein S21 — protein MLIINVKENESIDRALKRFKKKFEKTGVLKQLRSRTAFEKPSVTRRTQLIKAAYKQKMYAKENY, from the coding sequence ATGTTGATTATTAACGTAAAAGAAAACGAATCGATTGATAGAGCGCTTAAGAGATTCAAAAAGAAGTTTGAAAAAACTGGAGTTTTGAAGCAATTAAGATCTAGAACTGCGTTCGAAAAACCTTCTGTAACAAGAAGAACTCAATTGATCAAAGCGGCCTACAAGCAGAAAATGTACGCCAAAGAAAACTATTAA
- a CDS encoding DnaJ domain-containing protein — MQNHYLSVLELAPGATKTEVKSAYRQLSKRYHPDVSKDENAREKFIEINEAYKFLTAVGPRPVHIAPSASAYDYDAQSDAYDGWRRMAKEYARKQAQEAIRRQQRLTKSLLKGFDLVLLIVVLFNLVLLVDSHLPLVATTHQEMTDTQILKYQNAYYDILEVDDYVFYLKGGVLKDLRGGRYEKAVVYATPWLDKPQALDLDMGRRVYQFVQYAGVYGFFSFFIQTILLLALIYKVWVRSLDSQLSVSICILFLAVFQLFLFSTY; from the coding sequence ATGCAAAACCATTATTTATCGGTTTTAGAACTTGCTCCAGGAGCTACAAAAACGGAGGTCAAGTCTGCTTATAGACAACTGTCGAAACGCTACCACCCAGATGTAAGCAAAGATGAAAATGCCAGAGAGAAGTTTATTGAAATTAATGAGGCATATAAATTTTTGACAGCGGTAGGACCAAGACCTGTCCATATTGCCCCATCTGCCTCCGCTTATGATTACGATGCCCAAAGTGATGCTTATGATGGGTGGCGACGAATGGCTAAAGAATATGCGCGAAAACAGGCGCAGGAAGCAATCAGGCGGCAGCAGCGGCTTACCAAGTCCTTGCTCAAAGGTTTTGATCTGGTATTGTTGATTGTCGTTTTGTTTAACCTCGTGCTATTGGTAGACAGCCATTTGCCGCTGGTGGCTACTACACATCAGGAAATGACAGATACACAAATCCTTAAATACCAAAACGCATACTACGATATTCTTGAAGTGGATGATTATGTGTTTTACCTCAAAGGAGGCGTTTTGAAAGACCTACGTGGAGGCAGGTATGAGAAAGCAGTGGTGTATGCTACGCCGTGGCTGGACAAGCCGCAAGCGTTGGATTTGGACATGGGCAGACGAGTATACCAGTTTGTGCAATATGCAGGGGTCTACGGATTCTTCTCGTTTTTTATTCAAACCATACTGCTACTTGCGCTCATTTATAAGGTATGGGTTCGATCTTTAGATAGTCAGTTGAGTGTGTCGATTTGTATTCTCTTCCTTGCAGTTTTTCAGTTGTTTCTATTTTCCACTTATTAG
- a CDS encoding PA0069 family radical SAM protein, with amino-acid sequence MDYIKGRGAQINPDNRFLEHGYEKDLSFLQHLYQAGEKESKPKTEYITVHPKTIVNKVESPDIGFSYSLNPYQGCEHGCIYCYARNSHEYWGYSAGTDFETKILVKANAVDLLRDKFKSKSWRPVPIMLSGNTDCYQPIERKLEITRSILALCLKYRHPIGVITKNAMILRDLDILSELAKLKLVKVAISLTSLNEKTRSLLEPRTSAVGVRLNAIRTLSEAGVPTMVMMAPIIPSVNSMEIMKLAEKVAENGATDIGYTIVRLNGIIPEIFTDWIEKNFPDRAEKVLNQIKELHGGKLNDSRFKTRMQGEGELSNQIHQMFALAKRKYKLGLEKHPFDLKLFRRITDDNQMELF; translated from the coding sequence ATGGACTACATCAAAGGCAGGGGCGCACAAATCAACCCTGACAATCGCTTTCTTGAGCATGGCTATGAAAAGGACTTGTCCTTTTTACAACACCTTTACCAAGCAGGGGAAAAAGAAAGTAAACCCAAAACAGAATACATCACGGTACACCCCAAGACGATAGTCAACAAAGTCGAAAGCCCTGACATTGGATTTTCTTATTCGCTCAATCCCTATCAGGGATGTGAACACGGATGTATCTACTGCTATGCTAGAAACTCGCACGAATACTGGGGCTACAGTGCAGGCACAGACTTCGAAACCAAGATTCTTGTCAAAGCCAACGCAGTAGATCTACTCCGTGATAAATTCAAATCCAAGTCGTGGCGCCCAGTACCCATCATGCTATCGGGCAATACTGATTGCTACCAGCCCATCGAGCGAAAGCTCGAAATTACCCGATCGATACTCGCCTTATGCCTAAAATACCGACACCCCATAGGAGTCATTACAAAAAATGCCATGATACTGCGCGACTTGGATATCCTCAGCGAACTAGCCAAACTAAAACTAGTAAAAGTCGCCATTTCGCTCACCTCTCTCAACGAAAAAACCCGCAGCCTACTCGAACCCCGAACCAGTGCCGTAGGTGTCCGCCTCAACGCTATCCGAACCCTCTCAGAAGCAGGCGTACCCACCATGGTCATGATGGCTCCTATCATTCCTTCGGTCAACAGCATGGAAATCATGAAGCTAGCGGAGAAAGTAGCCGAAAATGGTGCCACAGACATAGGCTATACCATCGTGAGACTCAATGGCATCATACCAGAAATTTTTACCGATTGGATCGAAAAGAATTTTCCCGACAGGGCCGAGAAAGTGCTCAACCAAATCAAAGAGCTCCACGGCGGCAAACTCAACGACAGCAGGTTCAAAACCAGAATGCAAGGCGAGGGAGAGCTCTCCAATCAGATACATCAGATGTTTGCCCTGGCCAAGCGCAAATACAAACTAGGATTAGAAAAACATCCGTTTGATTTAAAGCTCTTCAGGCGTATTACCGACGACAACCAAATGGAGTTGTTTTAA
- a CDS encoding tyrosine-type recombinase/integrase, with product MIKPFLKYLLQEKRYSTHTVSAYETDLLQFQDYLECIDNEWALEEANHKMLRAWVVSLIEADINPRSVNRKIASLRSFYKFLLKREVIAQNPATKIRPLKTAKSLPEFVLKDEMDTLLDRIEFPDGFEGSRDKLIIELLYGTGMRLSELIHLKTSDVDYFNQSIKVLGKRNKERIIPLTLDNIRLIEAYVELKEPVGVSEDWLLTTDKGKKCYPMMVYRIVQKYLGYISKVYKKSPHVLRHTYATHLLNNGADLNAVKDLLGHSSLAATQVYTHNSLDKLKSVFDQAHPKA from the coding sequence ATGATAAAACCATTCCTAAAATACCTCCTGCAAGAAAAAAGATACAGTACGCATACTGTGTCTGCTTATGAAACTGATCTTCTTCAGTTTCAAGATTATTTGGAATGTATTGATAATGAATGGGCACTCGAGGAAGCGAATCACAAGATGCTTCGCGCTTGGGTTGTGTCCTTGATAGAGGCAGATATAAACCCCAGATCTGTCAACAGGAAGATTGCGTCCTTGCGATCTTTTTATAAGTTCTTGCTTAAGCGAGAAGTTATTGCTCAAAATCCCGCCACTAAAATTCGTCCACTAAAAACGGCGAAATCTCTGCCTGAGTTTGTGCTCAAGGATGAGATGGATACGCTGCTCGACCGAATAGAATTTCCCGATGGCTTTGAGGGCTCCCGAGATAAGTTAATTATTGAGTTGCTATATGGTACAGGTATGCGCTTATCCGAATTGATTCATTTGAAGACGTCGGACGTCGATTATTTTAATCAGAGCATTAAAGTACTAGGAAAAAGAAACAAAGAAAGAATTATTCCTTTGACTTTAGACAACATCAGGCTTATTGAAGCGTATGTTGAATTAAAGGAACCAGTAGGAGTAAGCGAAGACTGGCTGCTCACTACAGACAAAGGAAAAAAGTGCTACCCAATGATGGTGTATAGAATCGTACAGAAGTATTTGGGATACATTTCTAAAGTGTATAAGAAGAGTCCTCATGTGTTGCGTCATACCTATGCGACACATTTATTGAACAATGGCGCAGATTTAAATGCGGTCAAAGATTTACTGGGACATTCCAGTTTGGCTGCTACACAGGTCTACACGCACAATTCTTTGGATAAGTTGAAGTCTGTTTTTGATCAAGCTCACCCAAAGGCCTAA
- the hpf gene encoding ribosome hibernation-promoting factor, HPF/YfiA family: MKLQFHSLHFDVDQKLVDFIQKKVDKLETFYDRIIDGEVILKVEKDDARDNKIVEIKLNVPGAQVFSKEQAKSFEAGADEAVESLRRQLKKRKEKQLAH; this comes from the coding sequence ATGAAGTTACAGTTTCATTCCCTTCATTTTGACGTAGATCAAAAATTGGTTGATTTTATTCAAAAGAAAGTAGACAAATTAGAAACGTTTTATGATAGGATCATTGACGGGGAAGTAATCTTGAAGGTTGAAAAAGACGATGCAAGAGATAATAAGATTGTAGAAATCAAATTGAATGTCCCTGGTGCACAGGTGTTTTCAAAGGAGCAGGCAAAGTCGTTTGAAGCAGGTGCTGATGAGGCTGTAGAATCTCTAAGAAGGCAATTGAAAAAACGAAAAGAGAAGCAATTAGCCCATTAA
- a CDS encoding MBL fold metallo-hydrolase, with protein MKKNVFLLLLLIFIRFVSSAQPTPEIIATDSGDIKIYPILHAAMAISYQDQMIYIDPYGGQTAFENIDSATLILITDIHGDHLNTETLNGISAQNTPIIAPEAVITKLGSAFQNLQPLSNGQKTTVAAIEIEAIPMYNLPEDSTSRHPKGRGNGYVLNIAGKRIYISGDTEDIVEMRALKNIDVAFICMNLPYTMTIESAADAALAFKPKVVYPYHYRGKGGLSDVEGFKRLISVSSDQIEVRLVNWYPNK; from the coding sequence ATGAAAAAGAACGTATTTCTTCTCCTCCTATTAATTTTTATAAGGTTTGTTTCATCGGCCCAACCTACCCCAGAAATCATTGCTACAGATTCAGGAGATATCAAAATCTACCCCATCCTCCATGCAGCTATGGCTATCTCTTACCAAGACCAGATGATCTATATAGATCCTTATGGTGGACAGACAGCCTTTGAAAATATCGATTCGGCTACTTTGATTCTGATTACAGATATTCATGGAGATCATTTAAATACAGAGACGTTAAATGGCATCTCCGCTCAAAACACCCCAATCATTGCTCCCGAAGCAGTCATTACTAAGCTAGGGTCAGCCTTTCAAAACCTACAACCATTGTCTAATGGGCAAAAAACAACTGTGGCGGCAATAGAAATAGAAGCCATCCCTATGTACAATTTGCCAGAAGATTCCACATCTCGCCACCCCAAAGGCAGAGGCAATGGCTATGTACTCAATATCGCTGGTAAGCGCATTTATATCTCAGGAGACACTGAAGACATAGTCGAAATGAGAGCCCTGAAAAATATCGATGTGGCTTTTATCTGCATGAATCTACCTTATACTATGACTATTGAATCGGCCGCAGATGCTGCACTCGCCTTCAAACCAAAAGTGGTTTATCCTTACCACTATCGCGGAAAAGGTGGGCTTAGCGACGTAGAGGGCTTCAAAAGACTCATCAGCGTAAGCTCTGATCAGATAGAAGTAAGACTGGTCAATTGGTATCCCAATAAGTAA
- a CDS encoding capsular polysaccharide synthesis protein → MNRTIYTFWEPRSNMTPYLSLCMDTWRQHTQGFEHIILDYSNLFEYIPEGSVNIDKVKHISLALQKDVIQATVLKYNGGIFIDADMIFTGDLNELLAPLTEYDVVTFSSHLAFMMAKPNAQLINEWYEEVTNRIDLLTVDMQVNWDYFGNQIVNKKLKNSKYKSLKLDKYISAFTPEINYYANIGSVMRMYDNFWFSTTISTSQVFFENQTIIALHNSWTPQWYKRLSKEEILNHPCLMSRTLKRLTTEGHPMVHKSETFFNLGVIKISWFVKVLLRKMGVN, encoded by the coding sequence ATGAATAGAACCATTTATACTTTCTGGGAACCAAGGAGTAATATGACGCCCTATCTTTCGCTTTGTATGGATACTTGGAGACAGCACACGCAGGGATTCGAGCATATTATATTGGATTATTCAAACTTGTTTGAATATATCCCAGAAGGCTCAGTCAATATAGATAAAGTGAAACATATTTCTTTGGCCCTTCAAAAGGATGTTATTCAAGCTACGGTGCTCAAATACAATGGGGGTATTTTTATAGACGCAGATATGATTTTCACAGGTGATTTGAATGAGCTGCTTGCACCACTTACTGAATATGACGTGGTAACTTTTTCCTCTCACTTGGCTTTTATGATGGCAAAGCCTAATGCTCAACTTATCAATGAATGGTATGAAGAAGTGACTAATAGGATAGATCTACTGACTGTTGATATGCAGGTGAATTGGGATTATTTTGGGAATCAGATTGTGAATAAAAAGCTAAAGAATTCAAAGTATAAGTCATTGAAGTTGGATAAATACATTAGTGCTTTTACTCCTGAGATAAATTATTACGCTAACATAGGCTCTGTGATGAGAATGTATGACAACTTTTGGTTTTCTACGACAATCTCAACATCCCAAGTTTTTTTTGAAAACCAGACGATCATTGCCCTTCATAATTCTTGGACACCCCAGTGGTATAAGAGATTGTCGAAAGAAGAGATATTAAACCATCCTTGTCTTATGTCTCGTACCTTGAAAAGATTGACTACAGAAGGTCATCCTATGGTGCACAAATCTGAAACTTTTTTTAATCTCGGAGTAATTAAAATAAGCTGGTTTGTGAAGGTGCTTTTGAGAAAGATGGGAGTCAATTGA